TGGGTGGAGGCCAATTTCAAGGAAACGCAGCTGACCAACATGAAGCCGGGACAGGAAGCCGAGATCCGCTTCGACACCTTCCCCGGTCGGCCGGTCAGGGCCACGGTGGAAAGCATCGGCGCCGGCACCGGCGCGGAGTTCTCGCTGATCCCCGCGCAGAACGCGACCGGCAACTGGGTCAAGGTCACGCAGCGCATCCCGGTGCGCCTGCGGATCGAGGACGCCGCCTTCGCCGCGGCACTGCGCACCGGCATGAGCGCGTCCGTGGAGGTCGACACCGGGGTGGCCCGCGGCCTGCCGGCCCTCCCCGGCATGACAACAGCGAAGGCCGCCGAGTAGGCCGGCCCGACACCCTTTCCGGTTCGCCCGCTTTCCCCGCCCACCCCCTCACGGAAAGCGGGCGGGCCGGAAAACCCCACTGGCACGACGATGACCCACCCGACCGAAACGACACAGCGGGACGTTCCGCACCGCGGCCTGATCACCCTGTCGATCATGCTGGCGACCATCATGCAGGTGCTCGACACGACGATCGCCAATGTCGCACTGCCGACAATGACCGGCGATCTCGGCGCCTCGATCGACACGATCACCTGGGTGCTGACATCCTACATCGTGGCCGCCGCGATCATGACGCCGGTCACCGGATGGCTGTCCGACCGGTTCGGGCGGCGCGAGCTGTTCCTGGCATCCATCGTCGGCTTCACCGTCACCTCGATGCTGTGCGGGCTCTCCTGGAGCCTGGAGAGCATGGTGGTCTTCCGCATCTTCCAGGGCCTGTTTGGTGCGGCGATCGTGCCGCTGTCGCAGACATTCCTGCTCGATATCAACCCCAAGGAGCGGCACGGCCAGGCAATGGCCATGTGGGGCGCCGGCATCATGGTCGGGCCGATCATCGGGCCCACGCTCGGCGGCTGGCTGACGGAGTCGCTCAACTGGCGCTGGGTGTTCTTCATCAACCTGCCGGTCGGCATCATCGCCTTCCTCGGTTCCGCCGCATACCTGCCGCGGATCGCAAGGCGGTTGCGGGGCTTCGACTTCTTCGGCTTCGCCATGCTTTCGCTCGGCGTCGGCGCGTTGCAGATGATGCTTGATCGCGGCGCGGAAGTGGACTGGTTCTCCGCCGTGGAAATCTGGATCGAACTCGGCCTCAGCCTGACCGGTTTCTGGGTATTCACCATCCATCTGCTGACCGGAGAGGACACTTTCATCGACGCGGCGATCTTCCGGGACCGCAATTTCGTGACCGGGCTGGTCTTCATCTTCGTCGTCGGCATCATCCTGCTGGCCAGCCTCGCATTGCTGCCGCCGATGCTGTCAAACCTGTTCAATCACTCGACCATCCTGACCGGGCTGGTGATGGCGCCGCGCGGCGTCGGCACGATGATTTCCATGATCCTGGTCGGCCGGCTGGTGCGCGTCGTGGACGCCCGCCTGCTGGTGGTGGCCGGACTGGGCCTCACCGCAGTGTCGCTGCACATGATGACCGGCTTCTCGCCGCAGATGGACGACCGTCCCATCATCGTCTCCGGCATCATCCAGGGGCTTGGCCTCGGCCTCGTCTTCGTACCGTTGTCGACCGTGGCCTTCGCGACGCTGCCACCGCATTTCCGCACCGATGCGGCCAGCCTTTTCAGCCTCGTCCGCAACATCGGCTCGTCGATCGGCATCTCCATCGTCACGGTCATGCTGACGCACAACATGCAGGTCAATCACAACGACCTTTCGGCCGCGATCTCGCCATTCAACCCGGTGCTCGGCACGGTTTCGCCCGCAGCGCAGGCGGGGGACCCGGTCGCTCTGTCCATCATGGAGCAGCTGGTCGCCGCGCAGGCGCTGATGATCTCCTATATCGACGACTTCAAGCTGATGATGGTGATCACGCTGGCGGCGATGCCGCTGGCGCTGCTGCTGCGCAAGCCCGCGCCCGCCATGGCCGGCGCGCACGCGGCCGCGCAAGCGGAGTAACCGGGCACGCCGCGCGATCGTGCGCCGACTTGCCTATGGGCGCGACTTCGCGCACCCTCGCCTTGACGGGAGTCAAGGCGCGCCGGCGCATTGGCGCATAGGGATGGAATTGACCATTCATGCCGAAGGATCAGTATCCCATGCCCGAGAAAACCGATATCGAAGCAATCGCACGCCGCAAGGGAAGCGGCAGGACGCGAAGCTGGATGGTGGCGATCGCGGTAGCCGTCATTGCCGCGGGCGCGTGGTTCTGGCTGGCGGCCGGCAACGAAACGGGTGCGGTGCGTTACACGACCCTGCCGGCCACGATGGAGGACATCATCGTCACGGTGACGGCCACGGGCACGATAGAGCCGGTCAACACCGTCGAGATATCCAGCGAGCTGTCGGGCACGATCCGCAAGGTACACGCCGACTACAACGACCTGGTCGAGGAAGGCGACGTCCTGGCGGAACTCGACACCGACAAGCTGGAAGCGAATGTGGAACAGGCCCGCGCCACGCTGACCGCGCGCGAGGCCAGCGTGATCGAGGCCGAAGCAACGCTTCGGGAGAAGAAGGATGCCTACGACCGCGCGGCAAGCCTGTCCGCACAAGGGATATCCTCGCAGGAGACGCTTCTTGCGGCCAGGGCGGCCTACGAGCGGGCGCAGGCCGCACTCGACACGGCAAAGGCCAACATCAAGGTCGCGGAGGCCAATCTGAAGCTGGTGCAGACGGACCTGGAAAAGGCCTGCATCTGCTCGCCCATCGACGGCATCGTTCTCGACCGCGCCGTCGAAGTCGGTCAGATCGTGGCCGCCTCGCTGTCCGCTCCAGTGCTGTTCACGCTGGCCGAGGACCTGACGCGCATGGACCTGACCGTCGACATCGACGAGGCCGATATCGGCAAGGTCTCCGTCGGCAACAAGGCGACATTCACCGTGGAGGCCTACCAGGGACAGACCTTCTCGGCAGAAATCAGCCAGTTGCGCTACGCGCCGGAAACAATCGAGGGCGTCGTCACCTACAAGGCGATCCTCGACGTCGGCAACGAGGACATGCTGCTGCGGCCGGGCATGACGGCAACGGCGGACATCACCGTGGCTGAACTCAAGGACGTGCTCACGATCCCGAACGCGGCGCTGCGCTTCTCGCCGCCCGTGGAGGACGCCGCCGGGTCCTCGGGGGGCGGACTGCTCGGGATGCTGTTACCGAACCCGCCGGGACGCGACAGCGGGGCAACCGGCGCGGCAGACACGGACGGCATGCGCTCGATCTGGATACTGCGGGACGGCCAGCCGGCCGAAGTCAGGATCCGGACCGGCGCCACCGACGGTTCGCGCACGCAGGTCGTCGAGGGCGACCTTGCCGAAGGCGACGCCGTGATCACCGACATGGAAACCGGAACATGACCAGCGCCCCCGGCAAGCAGGGCGACCGCAAGCCGGCGGTGATCTCGCTGCGCGGCGTCACCCGGACCTATGGCGAAGGCGAGGCCATCGTGCGGGCGCTTCGCGGGATCGACCTCGACATCGAGGAAGGCGAGTTCGTCGCCATCATGGGGCCGAGCGGCTCCGGAAAATCGACGGCAATGAACATACTCGGCGCGCTCGACACGCCGACGGCGGGAACCTACCGGTTCTCGGGCACGGATGTGGGAGGGTTCGACCGTTACCAAAGGGCGATCCTCAGGCGCGAATACCTGGGCTTCGTCTTCCAGGGCTACAACCTGCTGCCGCGCACGACCGCGCTGGAGAATGTCGAACTGCCGCTGATCTACAAGGGCGTCACCGGCGCGGAACGGCGGAAGCGCGCGGCAGAGATGCTGCAGCGGGTCGGACTAGGCCACCGGCTCGACAAGGATCCGTCGCAGCTATCCGGCGGCGAACAGCAACGCGTTGCGATCGCTCGCGCCATCGTCACCAAGCCGGACGTTCTGCTGGCCGACGAGCCGACGGGCAATCTCGACACCGCGCGCTCGATGGAAATCATGGATCTGATCTCGCGGCTGAACGAGGAGGAAGGGCTTACCATCATCATGGTGACGCACGAACCCGACATGGCCGAGTACGCAAAGCGGATCATCCACTTCAAGGACGGACTGATCGAAAGGGACGGCACCAACGGCGCGCGACGGGTACCGGACCGGGAGACCGCCAATGTTCGCTGAAACCGTGCGCCAGGCGCTGCAAGCAATCCTGCGCAACGCGATGCGCTCCTTCCTGACGATCCTCGGTGTCATCATCGGCGTGGCCGCCGTGATCACCATGGTCACGATCGGCCAGGGCTCAACCGTGCAAATCGAGGCCGATGTGTCCAAGCTGGGCACCAACCTGCTGATCATCCGGCCGGGCACCGGCATGGGACCGAGCAGCTCCGGCGGCAGCGCACCGCGCTTCTCGCTGCAGGATGTCGACGCAATCCGCGAACAGGTACCCCGCGTGCTGGCCGTCGCGCCGGTCAACAGCTCGTCCCTGACGGTCGTCCACGGCAACGAGAACCATCCGGCCACCGTCACCGGAACCGACAACGACTTCCTGGTCGCGCGCGACTGGAACCTGGCGCTGGGGCGCGAATTCTACGACAGCGAACTGCGCGCAGGCTCGGCCGCCTGCATTCTCGGCGAAACGGTGCGCCAGGAGCTTTTCGGTGCCGGGGACCCGGTCGGATCGACCGTACGCATGGGACAGATATCGTGCCGGGTGATCGGCCTCCTGGAAGCAAAAGGCGCATCCAGTTTCGGCCAGGACCAGGACGACGTGGTGCTGATCCCCGTCCGCGCCTTCATGCGGCGGATCGCCGGCCACCAGGACGTTTCATCCATGTATGTGGCCGTGCAGCCGGGCTATTCAACGGAACGGGCGCAGGCCACCATCGAGGCGCTGCTGCGCGAAAGAAGGCGCATCGCGCTCGGCGAGGAGGACGATTTCTCGGTCATGGACACGAAGGAGATCACCTCCATGCTGACCAGCATCACAGGGGTGATGACCGGATTGCTGTCGGCCGTCGCGGCGATCAGCCTGCTGGTCGGCGGCATCGGGATCATGAACATCATGCTGGTGTCGGTGACCGAACGCACGCGCGAAATCGGGATCCGGCTGGCCATCGGCGCGACGGAAGGCCAGGTGCTGATGCAGTTCCTTGTCGAGGCAATCGTGCTGTCGCTGTTCGGCGGCCTGATCGGGATCGCGCTGGGCCTTGCGCTGGGCTATGCCGGATCGGCCTACATGAAGGTGCCGTTCTCGCCGGACTGGACAGTCACGGCAATCGCCTTCCTGTTCTCGGCCTTCATCGGCATCGTGTTCGGCTATTTCCCGGCGCGGCGCGCAGCACGGCTCGATCCGATCGAGGCACTTCGCCACGAGTGAACAACACCGCCGAATTTTTGCCCGTATCGTGCGATCTACCGGCGGCGACGAATCGAGAAGAAGGGGTCATCCATGGCACAGGCGGCAAAAACCATGCTCATCCTCGCCGCGTTTCTTTCGGCCAGCGGCTGCGCCAACACCATCCGCGGCATCGGCGAAGACACGGCAAATGCCGTGGAAGCCACGCAATCGGCCGGGCGCAACATCATCCACGCCGCCCGCTAGTCACGGGCGCGAGACGACATCAGGCCCGCCCGCGCGCCCCGGCAATTGCGGGGCATCCGGGCAGGCGATGGCAGAACCGGTCAGGATTTCTTCGCGCGGCTCCGCCCGCCGGCGGGGGGCCGTTTCGGCGACGGGGTTTTCGTCGCCTCGCCTTCACCTGCCGACGAGGCCTCGAGACGCAGCTTGCGCAAACGCTCGGTCTTCTTGCGGCGGGCCTTGGCTTCGGCGTCGATCATGGCGCGGGCGGTGTAGTCCGTCGCGGACTGTTTCGACTCCGCGCGCGTCGGCTTGAACAGGGGAATGCCGTTCCGGGCCATTACCGGGTCCCCGGCCTCGCGGCGTTCACAGGACGCGGCTTGCGCTTAGGGCCGGGGAGCAATCCCTCGCGTTGCGCCTGCTTGCGCGCGGCCTTGCGGCTGCGGCGAACGGCTTCCTGCTTCTCGCGGGTGCGCCTTTCCGACGGCTTCTCATAGGACCGGCGTGCCTTCATCTCGCGAAAGAGGCCTTCGCGCTGCATCTTCTTTTTCAGGACGCGAAGCGCCTGGTCGATATTGTTGTCTCTGACGATAACCTGCATCGAAACTCCTCATTCACTACGTTCGAGTTGACCGGATCGGTTCTCCCGCCAGGCGGCGGGTGCGATGTCGCTCGCCGTCCGGTCGCCAACGCGTCCGGGCCCGGACGCGTGCGGCCAGATCAGACCGTCTGCAGATTGGCAGCGGAAGCGCGGCCATCGCGGCCAGTTTCGAGATCGAAGGTCACCTTCTGGCCTTCGACGAGACCGCCAAGGCCGGCGCGATCGAGCGCGCTGATATGGACGAAGACATCCTTGCTGCCATCTTCCGGCTGGATGAATCCAAAGCCCTTCTGGCCATTGTAGAATTTAACAGTACCTGTCTGCATAATATGTATGTTTCCTGAAAGCATATGCCGCGCCGCAAACTGCGGACACGATCCAAACATCGATAATCTGGAAAGAAATTGGCGGGTCGAAAGCGATTGACGCCGCGAAAGCCAAGCCTGGCCAAAACACGATGACCCCGTATAGGCCCTAAACACGGCCAATACAAGGCATGCCGTCACCCGCCCTGCCCGGAGCAAGGCGAAGACCACGGCCAGAGGCGCGCAAGACGGCACCTAGTGGTGCGGAGCGTGCCACTCCGGCGGATCGATGTCGCGGCGGCGAATCCGCAGGGCAAGGCCGATGGCGACCCCCACCCCGATCGCGACGGTAAGATCGACCAGCACGGTGAGAACCATGGTGAGAACCAGTAGGCCGCGGTCGGAAATCCGCACCGATGGCGACAGACGGTTCTTCAGCTCGTCCATCTCGGCCATGTTCCAGGCCGTCAGCAGAAGAATGGCGGCAAGGGCCGGCATCGGCAGATAGTTCGCCAGCGGGGCGGCAACCAGCATGAATACCAGGATGAACAGCGCGTGGGCGATTCCGGCCACCGGCGTCCGGCCACCGGCACGCACATTGGTCGCGGTGCGGGCGATGGCGCCGGTGGCGGGCAGGCCGGCAAACAGCGCCGAAGCGGTATTGGCAATGCCCTGGGCAACCACCTCGGCATTGGGGCGGTGCTTGCCGGCCACCATGCGGTCGGCAACGATGGCGGAGAGCAGGGACTCGATGCCGGCAAGGAAGGCGATGATGAAGGCCGAGGGGAACAGTTCCACCAGCTTCTCGGGCGACAGGTCGGGCAGCCGCGGCGCGGGCAGGGACGACTGGATCTCGCCGTAGCGCGAACCGATGGTCTCGACCGGCAGGCCGAACGCCCAGACGGCAAGAGAGGCCAGGATCACGGCAAATATGATGCCCGGCAGACGCGGCGCGAGCCGGCGCAGGAGCACGATCAGTATGCCGGTGCCGACCGTAACCATGAGCGCCGTCAGGCTGAAGGTCTCGCGTACCGCCCACATGCCTTCCATCTTGGCGACGAATTCCGCCGGAAGGTTCTCGGCCTGCAGGCCGAACGCATCGCGAAACTGGCTGACGGCGATGATGATCGCGATACCGACAGTGAAGCCGTTGATGACAGGCTCGGGAACATGGCGGATCAGGTTGCCGATTCTCAGCCAGCCGGAAACGACGAGGATGATCCCCGCCATGAAGGTGGCCGTGACGAGACCGTCATAGCCGTGCTCGGCGATGACCCCGTAGACGACGACGATGAAGGCCCCCGTGGGACCGCCGATCTGGACCCGGCTGCCGCCGAGCGCCGAAATCACGAAGCCGCCGACCACGGCGGTGACGAGGCCTACGCCCGGTTCCGCCCCCGAGGCGATGGCAATGGCTATCGAAAGCGGCAAGGCGACCAGCGCGACTGTCAGCCCGGCGAACAGATCGCCGAGAAATGTGTGCGTGTCGTAGTCCCTGAGCGTGGTCAGGATCTTCGGCTGGAACAACGGCCCGCGGGCCGGCTTGGAGGGTGTGTTCGGTTGCATGGCACGGCAGGATGATAAGAGGACCTCCTACTTGCGCCATCACCCTGTCGCGGTCAAGCGCCCACCACCGTGCCTGCCTGCGTCACTATGGCATCCATGGGCACATCATGGGGCTGTGGAAAGATCGTGGGAATGCGCGCCAGTTCGTAACCGACACCGATCACGACGGGCCTTTTCTCCATCGTGGCGAGCGTGCGGTCGAAGAAGCCGCCGCCATAGCCCAGACGATAGCCCTCGCCGTCGAAGCCGACGACCGGCGCCAGGACAATGTCGGGGACGACCGGCGCACCGCGTGCCGGGACGGGAATGTTCCAGACGCCGCGCTCCAGGTCGTCGCCGGGTCGCCACGGGCGGAAGACCAGGGGCTGCCCCTTCGCCTCCACCACCGGCAGGGCGCTGGTACCGCCCCGCCGCAACACGGTTTCGGCAAGCGGCCGCAGGTCCGGCTCGCCGCGAATCGGCCAGTAGAGGCTGACGATCCGGCCGGAGACATCCCGCAATTCCGCCACATGGCCGGCAATCTCTGCCGCCCAGGCCGCGCGCTCCGCGGCGCCGACGGCCAGCCGTGCAGCGATCAGCCTTTCGCGCTCGGCCTTGCGCCAGCGCATCACGTCGCGCCGCTGCCGGGCGTCGACGAGATGAAAGGATCCGTCCGGAGCCTGCACGAGCTCCTCCGCAAAGCAGGGCGACGAGGCGGGTACGCCCATGTCCCTGCCGTCCCCCCTGCCTGTCATCGCCTATCCTCCTCTCCGAAACCGGCCACAGCATGGCAGACGCCGCCTGCTCCCGTACGCCCGGTTGCGACGCCGAGCATTGGCGATGCTCCAGCGCGCCGGTCATTACTTTGCCGCACGAAGACGGTTTCATGGAAGACCCTCCCGGGGTCCGGCGGGACCTTGATGCGCATCAATGCGCGAGGAAGCCCGACGGGATTGTCTCGAACGGCAACATGGAGAGGCAGATGACCAAGCCAGCAATCAGTTCGGCCGATATCCGGCGCATCTGCGGCGACATGCCCGACTGGAAAGTCGCCGCGATCCAGGCGGCCGGCGGCGACATCAACGATCTCAAACAGGCGGTGGCATGGTCGACCGGCGACGACGAGACGACGCCACTGCGCCACCTACCTCCCGGCAGCCCGGCGGCAAGCATTTACGCCGTGCTCATCGCCGGCGAGGAGGAAGAGGATGACCGTGCCCCGCGCTAGCCAGTGGCGGGATGGCGTGCGTCGCGCGGCCGCAACGCGGTGTCAGCGGTCCGCGTCCCGGCAGAGCATGGCGATGCGGCGCTCGAACAGCTTCGGTTCGTCGCGCAGCAGGTCCTTCACGATCATGCGCACCTGTTCGTGCAGCCGCCGGGACCGCTCGGCAATCGCCGCGCGGAGCAGCCGGGTCTCGGTGGCGCCGCCAACGACCTCCGGTTCGGCGGCCATGAGCAGGCAGAGATTGGCGAGGTCATGGTCGTCGCCGAGCGCCTCGCCCGCACGATCGGCGACCTTGGCGCGAATGGCCATCTCGCCCGGCCAGGCCGGGCGCAACAGCAGGACATGCATCCCGTGATACTTGATGCGCTTGCGCATGTCGTGCCAGTCGGCCTGGTTCCCGCTCTTGCGCGCGGTTTCGAAGGCACGAATCGCGCGCGCATAGTTCTTCGCCGCACCGGCAGCGAGCAACGCGATCGCCTTGCCGCGCCCCTTCGGCAGATCGATGCCGTCGAGCGCATCCATTCCCTTCATGCACTCGACAATGGCCGCGGCGACCTTGCCGGAAAGGTCGACCTCCTCGGCAACAATGCGATCGCGCCGCTCCGCGAGACGGCCGCGCACGGCAAGCAGCGCCTCGCGGCTCTCCTCCGAGGATTCTGACTCCAGCAGCCTGTCCATCGCCTCGACCAGCGCGGTGGCGTCGCGCGCCGCAGAAAGGCTTCCGGCGATGGCGCGCAGCCGGGCATTCTCGGCGTCGAAGAGATCCCGCTGACCGTCGCGCACGAGGCGAAACAGGCCGCGCAGGCGCTTGAACCGCTTGCGGGCATCGTGGATCGCCCGGTAGCGATCGTTCTTCCCCTTGCCGAGAACGTCGATGGCCTTGCCGTATTGCGCCCTGGCGATGCGAACGACCTCGCCGGACAGCGGCCGGCCCGGCCTGATCTCATAGCTCATGGAAGCGCGCCCTCGGGCAATCCGTGAATGGCAAGCATGGCGTTCGACCATGCGGCTTCGCCGGTCACCTCGCGGCCGATCCATTCCGGCAGAACCGGCGTATCGTTCTCGGACCGCATCTCGACCTCGGCGATCACCAGGCCGGAAAGAGCGCCCTCATAGACATCGACCTCCCAGACGAAACCGCCCGATGGAATGACATGCCGGACCTTCTCGATCAGCCTGCCCTGCGCCGCTTCGATCATGCGCTCGGCATCTTCCAGCGGAACGGGATACTCGAACTCGTCGCGCACGAGACCCGAACGGCCGATCTTCACCGTCAGGCGTGCGCGTCGACCGTCGGATATGCGCACGCGCACCGAGGTGGAGCCGTCGAGCGCGAGATAGGCCTGGAGTATGTGATGCGAACCTCCGCCGGCTTCGCGCCAACTTTCGCCATCAACAAGGTATTTCCGCTCGATCTCAAGGGCCATGGACCGCATTCTTCGCCAATTCGGGGTTGGAACGCAAAAAGTTTCTCCGCGACCTTCCGTCCCTTGACGCCGAACCGGCAATCGCTAGATTTAGAACAGTTCTAAAGTGGTATTTCCCGGTCATGATCCAACGTTTCTTTTCCTCCGCCCGACGCGATTTCAAATCCTTGAGCGAGCAGGAGATTCTCGCGCTTGCCATATCCTCCGAGGAGGATGACGCGCGCATCTATCTCGCCTATGCCGACGGTTTGCGCGACTCCTATCCGAACTCGGCCAAGGTCTTCGAGGAAATGGCGGAGGAGGAGAGCACGCACCGGGCACGGCTGATCGATCTGCACAAGAAGCGATTCGGCGACCGCATTCCGCTG
This portion of the Oricola thermophila genome encodes:
- a CDS encoding DHA2 family efflux MFS transporter permease subunit, whose amino-acid sequence is MTHPTETTQRDVPHRGLITLSIMLATIMQVLDTTIANVALPTMTGDLGASIDTITWVLTSYIVAAAIMTPVTGWLSDRFGRRELFLASIVGFTVTSMLCGLSWSLESMVVFRIFQGLFGAAIVPLSQTFLLDINPKERHGQAMAMWGAGIMVGPIIGPTLGGWLTESLNWRWVFFINLPVGIIAFLGSAAYLPRIARRLRGFDFFGFAMLSLGVGALQMMLDRGAEVDWFSAVEIWIELGLSLTGFWVFTIHLLTGEDTFIDAAIFRDRNFVTGLVFIFVVGIILLASLALLPPMLSNLFNHSTILTGLVMAPRGVGTMISMILVGRLVRVVDARLLVVAGLGLTAVSLHMMTGFSPQMDDRPIIVSGIIQGLGLGLVFVPLSTVAFATLPPHFRTDAASLFSLVRNIGSSIGISIVTVMLTHNMQVNHNDLSAAISPFNPVLGTVSPAAQAGDPVALSIMEQLVAAQALMISYIDDFKLMMVITLAAMPLALLLRKPAPAMAGAHAAAQAE
- a CDS encoding efflux RND transporter periplasmic adaptor subunit codes for the protein MPKDQYPMPEKTDIEAIARRKGSGRTRSWMVAIAVAVIAAGAWFWLAAGNETGAVRYTTLPATMEDIIVTVTATGTIEPVNTVEISSELSGTIRKVHADYNDLVEEGDVLAELDTDKLEANVEQARATLTAREASVIEAEATLREKKDAYDRAASLSAQGISSQETLLAARAAYERAQAALDTAKANIKVAEANLKLVQTDLEKACICSPIDGIVLDRAVEVGQIVAASLSAPVLFTLAEDLTRMDLTVDIDEADIGKVSVGNKATFTVEAYQGQTFSAEISQLRYAPETIEGVVTYKAILDVGNEDMLLRPGMTATADITVAELKDVLTIPNAALRFSPPVEDAAGSSGGGLLGMLLPNPPGRDSGATGAADTDGMRSIWILRDGQPAEVRIRTGATDGSRTQVVEGDLAEGDAVITDMETGT
- a CDS encoding ABC transporter ATP-binding protein translates to MTSAPGKQGDRKPAVISLRGVTRTYGEGEAIVRALRGIDLDIEEGEFVAIMGPSGSGKSTAMNILGALDTPTAGTYRFSGTDVGGFDRYQRAILRREYLGFVFQGYNLLPRTTALENVELPLIYKGVTGAERRKRAAEMLQRVGLGHRLDKDPSQLSGGEQQRVAIARAIVTKPDVLLADEPTGNLDTARSMEIMDLISRLNEEEGLTIIMVTHEPDMAEYAKRIIHFKDGLIERDGTNGARRVPDRETANVR
- a CDS encoding ABC transporter permease; translated protein: MFAETVRQALQAILRNAMRSFLTILGVIIGVAAVITMVTIGQGSTVQIEADVSKLGTNLLIIRPGTGMGPSSSGGSAPRFSLQDVDAIREQVPRVLAVAPVNSSSLTVVHGNENHPATVTGTDNDFLVARDWNLALGREFYDSELRAGSAACILGETVRQELFGAGDPVGSTVRMGQISCRVIGLLEAKGASSFGQDQDDVVLIPVRAFMRRIAGHQDVSSMYVAVQPGYSTERAQATIEALLRERRRIALGEEDDFSVMDTKEITSMLTSITGVMTGLLSAVAAISLLVGGIGIMNIMLVSVTERTREIGIRLAIGATEGQVLMQFLVEAIVLSLFGGLIGIALGLALGYAGSAYMKVPFSPDWTVTAIAFLFSAFIGIVFGYFPARRAARLDPIEALRHE
- a CDS encoding entericidin — translated: MAQAAKTMLILAAFLSASGCANTIRGIGEDTANAVEATQSAGRNIIHAAR
- the rpsU gene encoding 30S ribosomal protein S21, encoding MQVIVRDNNIDQALRVLKKKMQREGLFREMKARRSYEKPSERRTREKQEAVRRSRKAARKQAQREGLLPGPKRKPRPVNAARPGTR
- a CDS encoding cold-shock protein, translating into MQTGTVKFYNGQKGFGFIQPEDGSKDVFVHISALDRAGLGGLVEGQKVTFDLETGRDGRASAANLQTV
- a CDS encoding SulP family inorganic anion transporter, encoding MQPNTPSKPARGPLFQPKILTTLRDYDTHTFLGDLFAGLTVALVALPLSIAIAIASGAEPGVGLVTAVVGGFVISALGGSRVQIGGPTGAFIVVVYGVIAEHGYDGLVTATFMAGIILVVSGWLRIGNLIRHVPEPVINGFTVGIAIIIAVSQFRDAFGLQAENLPAEFVAKMEGMWAVRETFSLTALMVTVGTGILIVLLRRLAPRLPGIIFAVILASLAVWAFGLPVETIGSRYGEIQSSLPAPRLPDLSPEKLVELFPSAFIIAFLAGIESLLSAIVADRMVAGKHRPNAEVVAQGIANTASALFAGLPATGAIARTATNVRAGGRTPVAGIAHALFILVFMLVAAPLANYLPMPALAAILLLTAWNMAEMDELKNRLSPSVRISDRGLLVLTMVLTVLVDLTVAIGVGVAIGLALRIRRRDIDPPEWHAPHH
- a CDS encoding 5-formyltetrahydrofolate cyclo-ligase, with amino-acid sequence MTGRGDGRDMGVPASSPCFAEELVQAPDGSFHLVDARQRRDVMRWRKAERERLIAARLAVGAAERAAWAAEIAGHVAELRDVSGRIVSLYWPIRGEPDLRPLAETVLRRGGTSALPVVEAKGQPLVFRPWRPGDDLERGVWNIPVPARGAPVVPDIVLAPVVGFDGEGYRLGYGGGFFDRTLATMEKRPVVIGVGYELARIPTIFPQPHDVPMDAIVTQAGTVVGA
- a CDS encoding CHAD domain-containing protein — protein: MSYEIRPGRPLSGEVVRIARAQYGKAIDVLGKGKNDRYRAIHDARKRFKRLRGLFRLVRDGQRDLFDAENARLRAIAGSLSAARDATALVEAMDRLLESESSEESREALLAVRGRLAERRDRIVAEEVDLSGKVAAAIVECMKGMDALDGIDLPKGRGKAIALLAAGAAKNYARAIRAFETARKSGNQADWHDMRKRIKYHGMHVLLLRPAWPGEMAIRAKVADRAGEALGDDHDLANLCLLMAAEPEVVGGATETRLLRAAIAERSRRLHEQVRMIVKDLLRDEPKLFERRIAMLCRDADR
- a CDS encoding CYTH domain-containing protein; its protein translation is MALEIERKYLVDGESWREAGGGSHHILQAYLALDGSTSVRVRISDGRRARLTVKIGRSGLVRDEFEYPVPLEDAERMIEAAQGRLIEKVRHVIPSGGFVWEVDVYEGALSGLVIAEVEMRSENDTPVLPEWIGREVTGEAAWSNAMLAIHGLPEGALP